Part of the Grimontia kaedaensis genome is shown below.
ATGCGGTAGTCGTGTCTTTCGCAGAACATAATGGCTCGTATTCTGCGGCTTACAAAAACCTGTTTGATTGGGCTTCACGCATTAATCAGAAAGTGTTCCAAGGCAAGAAGATGGTGCTGCTTTCAACTTCTCCAGGCCCAGGCGGCGCGAAGAATGTGTTGGCGTCTGCAACCTCCTCAATTCCTCATTTCAATGGCGATGTTAAAGCCACGCTTTCTGTGCCGTCGTTCTACGATAATTTCGATGCAGAAGCGGGCAAAATCAGCGATGAGTCTCTGGATGCCCAACTGGTAGAGGCAATGGCAGCACTGCGATAAAAACGCTCTTTAGTGGAAGGCCAGCAATTGTTAAGTTGCTGGCCTTTTTTTGTTTCTTTTCTGTTGTTTCCCATCTCTAAATCTTTGCCATGAGTTGATGTTTACTGGGCTCGTACAGGTTCCTGTAAGCAACCACTGGCATAATCAAAACGGCATGGCCGCTGTACGGCAAAAAGTGGCGAATTTATGGGCAGTTATTTCTCACTGCCCCCAATCTTTCCACGAAAAACAATCAAGTTCCATCGAGCTATGCCAGCCCGGTGCTTTTGCATCATACCCATTATTTTTGCTCGGCTTATTTAGGGTCTGTTGACCTTTGGTTGAGGGAAGGAGAAAAAAATGATTAAACGGAAGTTGTTACTTCCTGCGCTAATTGGCGCGACGCTTCTGGCCGGTTGTGGTGGTCAGGACGCGCAACAGAAGAATGCGTTCACGCCACTGGTTGCTGTTGAATCAGCGGAGTTCATTGATTACCAGCCTCAGAAAAGCTTTGTCGGTCGTACGGAAGCGTTGGAAGACGTCGGCATTGTTCCTCAGGTTTCCGGTTACCTGAAGTCCCGTTATTTTAACGAAGGCGAAATGGTGAATACCGGCCAACTTCTTTATCAAATCGACCCTTCCCTCTACGAAGCAAAAGTCGCGAGTGCAAAAGCCTCAGTAGCACAGGCTAAAGCAGGCGTAACCAATGCCAACCTCGACCACGATCGAGGAAAGGACCTTTTGCCCCGTGGCGGTATTAGCCAATCTGAATTCGACCGACTGACCGCTGTAAAACTGCAGGCAGAAGCGGCGCTGAAATCAGCAGAGGCACAGCTTCAAGCGGCGGAAACTGACCTTTCCCATACCACGATTCGTGCGCCGTTTACTGGCCGCATCAGTGAAAGCCGTGCAAGTATCGGTGATCTGGTATCACCTTCAACGGGCGTGCTGACCACTATCGTCAGCCTTGACCCAATGCAAGCTTCATTCTCGATGAGTGAAAAAGATCGCCTGCAATCCGGTGCTGACCGAATGTCAGGTCTTGGCAAAGGTCGCAGCGGTGATGTGGAAGTCTGGCTGAAACTCGGTAAAGGCTTCGACTATGAGCACTCTGGCCAACTTGATTACCTTGGCAACCGTATCGACACCCAAACCGGTACCATTGCGCTTCGTGCCAAATTCCCTAACCCTGAGCACCGCCTGCTGCCAGGTCAGTACGTGGAAGTGATTGTGAAAGACAAGAACACCACGCCGACACTGGTTATCCCACGTTTGTCAGTACAAACCGACCTTGAAGGCGATTTTGTAATGGTGCTCAAAGAAGGCAACATTGTTGAGCGTCGCAACATCGAGTTGGGCCCTCAAACCGATCAGGGTGTGATTATCCGCGAAGGTCTGAGTAATGGTGAGCAAGTGCTGACCAAAGGTCTGCAACGCGTGCGTAATGGCATGACTGTTCGCCTTGAAGGGCAAGGGGCGTAACCGAATATGTTGAGTCGCTTTTTTATCCAGCGTCCTAAGTTTGCGCTGGTGATATCTATTATTCTGACGCTCGCAGGTGCCATCGCATTGCTTAACCTGCCGGTGGCGGAATATCCGCGCATCAGCCCGCCTTCGGTGAGCGTGACAGCGGTATATTCCGGTGCGAGTGCAGAGGTGGTTGAACAGGCCATCGCCGACCCGATAGAGACCTCGGTCAACGGTGTGGAAAACATGATCTACATGTCTTCCAAGAGTGCGAACGATGGCTCCTATAACCTGAACGTGACGTTCGATATCGGCACTGACCCTGACATGGCGCAAGTGAACGTGCAAAACCGTGTGGCGCAGATTGAATCTAAGCTGCCGCCGGAAGTGCGTCAGGTCGGTGTGACGGTGAAAAAACGTTCTCCTGACCTTCTGATGGTTCTGAACTTTTACTCGCCGGAAGGAAAGTACGATGACCAGTTCCTGGTGAACTACATCAATCTGAACATCAAAGAC
Proteins encoded:
- a CDS encoding NADPH-dependent FMN reductase, with amino-acid sequence MKVLAFAASNSKTSINKQLVTYAVSLLADAETEVLDLNDYEMPLFSVDVEQELGSPEKAQQFFAKIGEVDAVVVSFAEHNGSYSAAYKNLFDWASRINQKVFQGKKMVLLSTSPGPGGAKNVLASATSSIPHFNGDVKATLSVPSFYDNFDAEAGKISDESLDAQLVEAMAALR
- a CDS encoding efflux RND transporter periplasmic adaptor subunit; amino-acid sequence: MIKRKLLLPALIGATLLAGCGGQDAQQKNAFTPLVAVESAEFIDYQPQKSFVGRTEALEDVGIVPQVSGYLKSRYFNEGEMVNTGQLLYQIDPSLYEAKVASAKASVAQAKAGVTNANLDHDRGKDLLPRGGISQSEFDRLTAVKLQAEAALKSAEAQLQAAETDLSHTTIRAPFTGRISESRASIGDLVSPSTGVLTTIVSLDPMQASFSMSEKDRLQSGADRMSGLGKGRSGDVEVWLKLGKGFDYEHSGQLDYLGNRIDTQTGTIALRAKFPNPEHRLLPGQYVEVIVKDKNTTPTLVIPRLSVQTDLEGDFVMVLKEGNIVERRNIELGPQTDQGVIIREGLSNGEQVLTKGLQRVRNGMTVRLEGQGA